In Bacteroidota bacterium, one DNA window encodes the following:
- a CDS encoding RNA polymerase sigma-70 factor → MVEIKAQESRTETVDMVAFEKFFKSHYSGLCGYAFKLIRDVATAEEVVQDTFVKIWEKRAALNITSSFESYIFRALHNNCMNVIRENARRKDMEKEVKLMTEYFDEPEDDNQLRQSLLEQRIIAAIHGLPEQCRQVFELSKIERLKYKEIAEKMNISVKTVENHMGRALKKLRDDLADEVFIMMIFLFAKQ, encoded by the coding sequence ATGGTTGAAATAAAGGCGCAGGAAAGCAGAACGGAAACAGTCGACATGGTGGCTTTTGAGAAATTTTTCAAAAGCCACTATTCCGGCTTGTGCGGATATGCCTTTAAGCTGATACGGGACGTCGCAACAGCCGAAGAAGTTGTGCAGGATACCTTCGTTAAGATATGGGAGAAACGAGCCGCGCTGAACATCACATCGTCCTTTGAATCATACATTTTCAGAGCACTTCATAATAATTGCATGAATGTGATTCGCGAAAACGCCAGAAGGAAGGACATGGAGAAGGAAGTGAAGTTGATGACCGAATATTTTGATGAACCGGAGGACGATAATCAGCTGCGCCAAAGCTTGCTTGAACAAAGAATTATTGCTGCTATACATGGTTTGCCCGAACAGTGCCGGCAGGTTTTTGAACTGAGCAAAATTGAACGGTTAAAATATAAAGAGATTGCTGAAAAAATGAATATTTCAGTGAAGACGGTTGAGAACCATATGGGCAGGGCACTGAAAAAACTCAGAGACGATCTCGCTGATGAAGTGTTTATAATGATGATTTTTTTATTTGCGAAACAATAA
- a CDS encoding FecR family protein produces the protein MTDFHDTEMVDLLAKYFAGEADADEASRILSWKDASPGNIAEFEKMQQLWTSADEVDWASAPSYNAEAAWENMQFRLDDSADISQKKFKIFSLKTLSRIAAILIITAVCGYVAWYMSTKPQDIIRIACSGENVEQTLSDSSVITLRNNSELSYSHAAFGVKDRKVTFRGTGYFKIAANKEKPFTIDLHGLNVKVVGTEFNIDSRADSDTATVSVIKGTVMMYDSLGHKAILTEGQQGLYSRKNAVLICRTNTDKNVAAWKTKTIIFERTEIREVVKVLEMVYGHKITVKKNQLNYCRITATFSNENLDNVIHIIAVTFNMNVKRDAENYILDGDGCQNN, from the coding sequence ATGACTGATTTTCACGACACTGAAATGGTTGACCTTCTGGCAAAATATTTTGCCGGAGAAGCTGATGCCGATGAGGCTTCACGAATATTGTCGTGGAAAGATGCATCGCCCGGCAACATCGCTGAATTTGAAAAAATGCAGCAGCTGTGGACTTCGGCCGATGAGGTCGACTGGGCATCGGCACCTTCTTATAATGCAGAAGCCGCATGGGAAAATATGCAGTTCCGGCTGGATGACAGCGCTGATATTTCACAGAAAAAATTCAAAATATTTTCTTTGAAAACACTTTCGCGAATCGCAGCCATACTAATTATTACTGCTGTTTGCGGATATGTTGCGTGGTACATGAGTACAAAACCTCAAGACATCATCCGCATTGCTTGTTCTGGCGAAAACGTAGAACAAACGCTCAGCGACAGTTCGGTTATAACCTTGCGTAACAACTCGGAGCTGTCCTATTCACATGCGGCCTTTGGAGTTAAAGACCGCAAAGTAACCTTCAGGGGAACCGGTTATTTTAAAATTGCTGCCAATAAGGAAAAGCCTTTCACCATTGACCTGCACGGGCTGAACGTGAAAGTTGTGGGTACTGAATTCAACATCGATTCACGGGCAGATTCTGATACAGCAACGGTTTCGGTAATTAAGGGAACGGTGATGATGTACGACAGCCTGGGTCATAAAGCAATACTCACGGAAGGTCAGCAGGGGTTGTATTCTCGAAAAAATGCGGTATTGATATGTCGCACCAATACGGATAAAAATGTGGCCGCATGGAAAACAAAGACAATAATTTTTGAACGTACTGAAATCAGGGAAGTGGTGAAGGTGCTGGAAATGGTCTATGGACATAAGATTACCGTAAAAAAGAACCAACTCAACTATTGCCGCATTACCGCGACTTTCAGCAACGAAAATCTTGATAATGTTATTCATATTATTGCGGTTACTTTTAATATGAACGTCAAACGCGATGCGGAAAATTATATTCTTGACGGAGATGGCTGCCAGAATAACTAA
- a CDS encoding nitronate monooxygenase produces MNRITELFKINIPIIQAGMIWCSGWELASAVSNAGGLGLIGSGSMDPDILKIHISKCKNATDKPFGVNIPLLFQHSESFINLVIEEKVPVVFTSAGSPSKYTSKLKEHGITVVHVIANTKFARKCEEAGVDAIVAEGFEAGGHNGIEETTTMTLIPMIRDVVTVPLIAAGGIATGRSMLAAFALGAEGVQIGTRFVASAESSAHEAFKQALINSKDGDTMLALRKVVPVRLLKNKFYNEIKAAEDAGANPEELKLLLGHSRSRKGMFEGDLEEGELEIGQASGFIKEIKPAALIIDEIMKEFMLAKQELAGLFW; encoded by the coding sequence ATGAACAGAATAACCGAACTTTTTAAAATCAACATTCCTATTATACAGGCAGGCATGATTTGGTGCAGCGGATGGGAACTCGCATCGGCCGTAAGCAATGCCGGTGGTCTTGGTCTGATTGGCTCCGGCAGCATGGATCCTGATATTTTGAAAATACACATCAGCAAATGCAAAAATGCCACGGACAAGCCTTTTGGTGTGAATATTCCCTTGCTTTTTCAACATTCGGAATCCTTTATAAATTTGGTTATTGAAGAAAAAGTTCCTGTTGTTTTTACCTCGGCGGGAAGTCCGTCGAAATATACTTCAAAACTTAAAGAACATGGTATTACCGTTGTACATGTGATTGCGAATACTAAGTTTGCCCGAAAATGTGAAGAAGCGGGTGTGGATGCCATTGTTGCCGAAGGCTTTGAAGCCGGTGGTCATAACGGTATTGAAGAAACTACCACCATGACACTGATTCCGATGATACGCGATGTGGTGACTGTTCCGTTGATAGCTGCAGGCGGCATAGCGACCGGCCGTTCAATGTTAGCGGCATTTGCGCTTGGCGCTGAAGGTGTCCAGATTGGAACCCGCTTTGTGGCCTCCGCGGAATCCTCAGCTCACGAAGCATTCAAACAAGCGTTGATAAATTCTAAAGACGGCGATACGATGCTGGCGTTGCGCAAGGTGGTTCCTGTGCGTCTGCTGAAGAATAAATTTTATAACGAAATCAAAGCCGCCGAAGATGCAGGTGCGAATCCGGAAGAATTGAAATTACTGCTGGGTCACAGCAGGTCACGCAAAGGTATGTTTGAAGGCGACCTTGAAGAAGGCGAGCTTGAAATCGGTCAGGCATCGGGATTTATCAAAGAGATAAAACCGGCAGCACTTATTATTGATGAAATAATGAAGGAGTTTATGCTTGCAAAGCAAGAATTAGCTGGCCTGTTTTGGTGA
- the lipB gene encoding lipoyl(octanoyl) transferase LipB: MIMVNAQFRDLGLIDYEKCLSLQEELFSESLAIKGMPDTSSVAIVPDNYMIFCEHPHVYTLGKSGKESNLLLDYLQLKSKEATFFKTNRGGDITYHGPGQIVGYPVIDLEQFGMSLRNYIYNIEESIIRALKVYGIRASRMEKAAGVWLNPDTPRARKICAIGVRSSRYITMHGFAFNVNTDLNYFNYINPCGFTDKSVTSLARELGALQDMDKVKETVKKQFCEVFDMDLKEYNSFSPKQAS; encoded by the coding sequence ATGATAATGGTAAACGCACAATTCCGCGATCTGGGACTCATAGATTATGAAAAATGCCTTTCTCTGCAGGAAGAGCTGTTTTCCGAGTCGCTCGCAATTAAGGGAATGCCTGACACTTCGAGTGTAGCTATTGTTCCTGACAACTACATGATTTTCTGTGAACACCCGCATGTTTATACGTTAGGAAAAAGCGGTAAAGAATCGAACCTGCTGCTGGATTACCTGCAGTTGAAGTCGAAGGAAGCCACCTTTTTCAAAACAAACCGCGGTGGAGATATCACCTACCATGGTCCCGGTCAAATAGTCGGTTATCCGGTGATTGATTTGGAACAGTTCGGAATGTCGCTGCGTAATTATATTTACAATATTGAGGAAAGCATTATCCGTGCGCTAAAAGTATATGGCATCAGAGCGAGTCGCATGGAAAAAGCAGCCGGTGTGTGGCTGAATCCGGATACGCCCCGTGCCCGTAAAATATGCGCGATTGGTGTGCGAAGCAGCCGTTACATTACTATGCATGGCTTTGCATTCAATGTAAATACCGACCTGAATTATTTCAACTATATTAACCCTTGTGGTTTCACAGATAAGTCGGTGACTTCGTTAGCGCGTGAACTGGGCGCATTGCAGGATATGGACAAGGTAAAAGAAACCGTAAAAAAACAATTCTGCGAAGTGTTTGATATGGACCTGAAAGAGTATAATTCATTTTCACCAAAACAGGCCAGCTAA
- the lysS gene encoding lysine--tRNA ligase — protein MQLSEQETIRRQSLEELYKLGINPYPADTYNCNATAADINNQFKAESGLYQDVAVAGRIMSRRIMGAASFMEIQDASGRLQLYIKRDDICPDEDKTMYNTVFKKLLDIGDIIGVKGFVFITQMGEITLHVKEFKLLSKSLRPLPIVKEKDDVLFDAFTEPEQRYRQRYVDLIVNPGVRETFVKRAKLVGSMRSYLAEKGYLEVETPVLQPLYGGAAARPFKTHHNALDITLYLRIANELYLKRLIVGGYEGVFEFAKDFRNEGMDRFHNPEFTQMELYVAYKDYEWMMDLVEEMVERIALDIHGTTIVEVGAHKIDFKRPWKRFTMFEVIRHFTGIDISAMDEAALRETAAKLNVELTPSMAKGKIIDEIFGGTCEPNLIQPTFITDYPVEMSPLAKKHRSKEGMVERFEAIVNGKELCNAFSELNDPIDQRNRFESQLELGKRGDDESMVLDEDFLRALEYGMPPTAGLGIGIDRLSMIITNSNSIQDVLFFPQMKPEIVAVATEGDDLVSKGIPAEYAELIMKAGFATPEALKTANPNKLFNDICGLRKKLKLDIKAPTAEEVKDWVALVS, from the coding sequence ATGCAACTCAGTGAACAGGAAACCATTCGGAGGCAGAGCCTCGAAGAACTTTATAAACTCGGCATCAATCCTTATCCTGCCGATACCTATAACTGCAATGCTACGGCTGCAGATATTAACAATCAATTCAAGGCTGAATCAGGTCTTTATCAGGATGTCGCAGTAGCCGGACGTATCATGAGCCGCCGCATCATGGGCGCAGCTTCGTTTATGGAGATTCAGGATGCTTCGGGACGTTTGCAGCTCTACATAAAACGCGATGATATTTGTCCCGATGAAGACAAAACGATGTACAATACCGTGTTTAAAAAGCTCCTTGATATCGGTGATATTATTGGTGTGAAAGGATTTGTATTTATCACTCAGATGGGCGAAATTACGCTGCATGTAAAGGAGTTCAAACTCCTGAGCAAATCGCTGCGTCCGCTGCCTATTGTTAAAGAAAAAGATGATGTGTTATTCGATGCATTTACTGAACCGGAACAACGCTATCGTCAGCGTTATGTCGACCTTATTGTGAATCCCGGCGTCAGAGAAACTTTTGTGAAACGTGCAAAGCTGGTAGGTTCAATGCGTTCATACCTCGCCGAAAAAGGATACCTTGAAGTTGAAACACCCGTATTGCAGCCCTTATACGGTGGTGCTGCTGCACGACCTTTTAAAACGCATCACAATGCCCTCGATATTACGTTGTATCTCAGAATAGCTAACGAGCTTTATCTGAAACGTTTGATAGTGGGCGGATACGAAGGCGTATTTGAATTTGCCAAAGACTTCCGTAACGAAGGAATGGACCGTTTTCATAATCCGGAATTTACGCAGATGGAACTTTATGTGGCGTATAAAGATTATGAATGGATGATGGATCTGGTGGAAGAAATGGTTGAGCGCATTGCGCTTGATATTCATGGAACCACCATTGTTGAAGTCGGTGCACATAAAATTGATTTCAAACGTCCGTGGAAACGTTTTACCATGTTTGAAGTAATCCGGCATTTTACGGGTATTGATATTTCAGCTATGGATGAAGCCGCTTTGCGCGAAACTGCTGCAAAACTGAACGTTGAACTGACGCCGTCCATGGCAAAAGGAAAGATTATTGATGAGATTTTTGGCGGAACCTGCGAACCCAATCTTATTCAGCCCACATTCATCACCGATTACCCTGTGGAGATGTCGCCGCTTGCCAAAAAACATCGCAGCAAAGAAGGCATGGTGGAGCGTTTCGAAGCAATTGTGAATGGTAAAGAACTCTGCAATGCGTTTTCTGAACTGAATGACCCCATTGATCAGCGCAACCGCTTCGAATCACAGCTCGAGCTCGGCAAAAGGGGCGATGATGAATCTATGGTCCTTGACGAAGATTTCTTACGCGCACTTGAATACGGAATGCCGCCAACAGCTGGCCTTGGCATTGGTATCGACCGTTTATCGATGATTATAACAAATTCAAATTCAATTCAGGATGTGCTGTTCTTTCCTCAAATGAAACCTGAAATTGTAGCTGTTGCTACAGAAGGCGATGATCTTGTGTCGAAAGGTATACCTGCCGAATATGCTGAACTGATTATGAAGGCAGGATTTGCAACACCAGAAGCACTGAAAACTGCGAATCCGAATAAATTATTCAATGATATCTGCGGACTTCGCAAAAAACTCAAACTCGACATCAAAGCGCCGACTGCTGAAGAAGTAAAAGACTGGGTTGCCTTAGTGAGCTGA
- a CDS encoding T9SS type A sorting domain-containing protein, with amino-acid sequence MIRKFKVLMFFLLPVSLFAQEARYIDSTYTWTVLSIGFANNYSTAYLRMKGDTVFGANNYKKLYSSGDSAFSLSTYEGGIRQDTLNKKVYFRSWDIGCGPEETIADFSLHKGDSSQSYVCAPMFYAVDSVDSVYIDGALKMRQIYGLSLSGMPEYSIEGIGSSFSLIKPHWNFCVADLEYHVTCVHSKTSIVWTNPAFNNCVVSGTQENTTLPEVISISPNPVTGISVIELNHHDCGVFKIFDINGRCVSSLDCRAKPYLLLHAADYKKGMYFYRAECSGSVESGKFIIK; translated from the coding sequence ATGATTCGAAAATTCAAAGTGCTCATGTTTTTTCTATTGCCGGTTTCACTGTTTGCACAGGAAGCACGCTATATTGACAGCACGTACACATGGACGGTCTTGAGTATAGGCTTCGCCAATAACTATTCCACCGCGTATTTACGAATGAAAGGCGATACGGTGTTTGGTGCCAACAATTATAAAAAACTTTATAGTTCCGGTGATTCCGCTTTTTCACTATCCACGTATGAAGGCGGAATCAGGCAGGATACACTGAACAAAAAAGTGTATTTCAGAAGTTGGGATATAGGTTGCGGACCCGAAGAAACCATTGCTGATTTTTCGCTTCACAAAGGCGATTCATCGCAATCATACGTTTGCGCTCCCATGTTCTATGCGGTTGATTCGGTCGATTCGGTTTACATAGATGGCGCACTGAAAATGCGGCAGATTTACGGCCTCAGTTTATCCGGAATGCCCGAATACAGTATCGAAGGCATCGGCAGCAGTTTTTCACTTATCAAACCGCACTGGAACTTCTGTGTAGCAGATCTTGAATATCATGTTACCTGCGTACACAGTAAAACTTCGATTGTGTGGACCAATCCGGCTTTCAACAACTGTGTGGTAAGCGGAACTCAGGAAAATACTACATTGCCTGAGGTGATTTCAATTTCGCCCAATCCTGTAACAGGAATTTCTGTAATTGAGTTAAACCATCATGATTGCGGGGTTTTCAAAATATTTGATATCAACGGCAGATGTGTGAGCTCTTTAGATTGCCGGGCAAAACCATATCTTTTATTACATGCCGCCGATTATAAAAAAGGAATGTATTTTTACAGAGCAGAATGTAGTGGCAGTGTTGAAAGTGGGAAGTTTATTATTAAATAG
- the polA gene encoding DNA polymerase I: MPDDKRLFLLDAMALIYRAYYALNKNPHVNSKGLNTSAILGFANTIYEVLKNEKPTHIGVAFDTQAPTVRHDDFAMYKANREAMPDDISLALPYIKRLIEAFNIPIIMMEGYEADDIIGTLSVKAEQAGFTTYMMTSDKDFGQLVTEKTFIYKPAKFGVKAEVLGVKEVCEKFSIKEPKQLIDLLGLWGDASDNIPGIPGFGEVTAKKLIAEFGSIEELIRRSSEISNPRWRSLVETHKDIALQSKSLATIILDVPVEFHEENLHLGEPDREVLRELLDELEFRTFANRVFTDLSVKDGVKPAPVQQTQPSAQFDLFSSADEKVETVSNKRGIADVAHDYYLIDTPEKRRQLIEKLKSVKSFCFDTETTGIDHGRSELIGFSFAIKPHEAWYVALPENYNEAYAIVAEFKDLFEDAGIAKTGQNLKFDIAMLRWYDIEVNGTLFDTMIAHYLLQPDQRHNMDFLSETYLDYSPVPIESLIGKKGKGQGSMRNVPLDQLCEYAAEDADVTLQLRNVFLPELKKTNTEPLFNEIETPLIPVLAAMEAEGIKIDKQALNDYSAQLLSEVKQLELDIFQMAGTEFNISSPKQLGDILFDRLKIAEKPKKTATKQYSTAEDVLAKLLNKHPIVQAILDYRSLTKLKSTYVDTLPEMINPRTGRVHTSFNQAVAATGRLSSNNPNLQNIPIRTERGREIRKAFVPRNDDYVLLSADYSQIELRIIASISGEKHMIEDFKNGLDIHAATAARVYGIDVADVTKDMRRNAKMVNFGIIYGISAFGLSERLGIPRKEAAEIIEQYFEKYPSIKKFMNDTIESARKNGYVETIKNRRRYLRDINAGNGVIRGFAERNAINAPIQGSAADMIKIAMINIHKYLREHKMLSKMVLQVHDELVFDVHQSELEQLKPVVIRLMQDAVPLLVPVEVDINSGKNWLEAH, from the coding sequence ATGCCCGACGATAAAAGATTATTCCTGCTTGACGCCATGGCTCTTATTTACCGTGCGTACTATGCATTAAATAAAAATCCGCATGTCAATTCAAAAGGACTGAATACATCAGCAATTTTGGGTTTCGCGAATACCATTTATGAAGTATTGAAAAATGAAAAACCTACTCATATTGGCGTTGCATTCGATACACAGGCACCGACGGTAAGGCATGATGATTTTGCTATGTATAAAGCAAATCGCGAAGCCATGCCTGATGATATCTCTTTGGCGCTTCCTTACATCAAAAGACTTATTGAGGCATTCAATATTCCTATAATAATGATGGAAGGCTACGAAGCGGATGATATTATCGGCACACTTTCTGTAAAAGCTGAACAAGCCGGTTTTACTACCTATATGATGACTTCCGACAAAGATTTCGGGCAGTTGGTGACCGAAAAAACCTTCATTTATAAGCCGGCTAAATTTGGGGTGAAGGCTGAAGTACTTGGTGTTAAGGAAGTCTGCGAAAAGTTCAGTATTAAAGAACCGAAACAGCTCATTGACCTGCTTGGTTTATGGGGCGATGCATCTGATAATATTCCCGGTATTCCCGGATTTGGCGAGGTCACGGCAAAAAAACTGATTGCTGAATTCGGCTCTATCGAAGAGCTGATTCGCCGTTCATCGGAGATATCGAATCCGCGTTGGCGCAGTCTTGTGGAAACGCACAAAGATATTGCACTGCAGTCGAAATCGCTCGCTACCATCATTCTTGATGTTCCTGTTGAATTTCACGAAGAGAACCTGCATCTGGGCGAACCCGACCGTGAAGTGTTGCGGGAGCTGTTAGATGAACTTGAATTCCGAACGTTTGCAAATCGCGTGTTTACCGATTTAAGTGTGAAGGATGGTGTGAAGCCTGCACCGGTACAGCAAACTCAGCCATCAGCACAATTCGACCTGTTTTCTTCGGCCGATGAAAAAGTGGAAACCGTTTCCAACAAGCGTGGCATTGCCGATGTGGCGCATGATTATTATTTGATTGATACGCCCGAAAAACGTCGGCAGCTGATTGAGAAATTAAAGTCCGTAAAGAGTTTTTGTTTCGATACAGAAACCACGGGCATTGATCATGGCAGAAGTGAACTCATTGGCTTTTCATTTGCTATAAAGCCACACGAAGCCTGGTATGTGGCACTTCCCGAAAATTACAATGAGGCATATGCCATTGTTGCTGAATTCAAAGATTTATTCGAAGATGCAGGAATAGCAAAAACAGGGCAGAATCTGAAGTTTGACATTGCGATGCTCCGCTGGTATGATATTGAGGTAAACGGAACTCTGTTCGATACTATGATAGCGCATTACCTGCTGCAGCCCGATCAGCGGCACAATATGGATTTCCTTTCCGAAACATACCTCGATTATTCACCTGTACCTATTGAATCGCTGATAGGCAAAAAAGGGAAAGGGCAGGGGAGTATGCGCAATGTACCCCTTGACCAGCTTTGTGAATATGCTGCCGAAGATGCCGATGTTACGCTGCAATTACGTAATGTTTTTCTTCCGGAATTAAAGAAGACAAACACCGAGCCCTTGTTCAATGAGATTGAAACACCTTTGATACCGGTGCTCGCAGCCATGGAAGCCGAAGGTATTAAAATTGACAAGCAGGCACTCAACGATTATTCCGCACAACTGCTTAGTGAAGTAAAGCAGCTTGAACTTGATATTTTTCAGATGGCCGGAACAGAATTCAATATTTCTTCGCCAAAGCAACTCGGCGATATTTTATTCGACCGCCTTAAAATTGCCGAAAAGCCCAAAAAGACTGCAACCAAACAATATTCCACGGCTGAAGATGTGCTGGCAAAACTCTTGAATAAACATCCCATTGTTCAGGCCATTCTCGATTACCGTTCGCTTACCAAACTGAAATCGACCTATGTCGATACCCTTCCGGAGATGATTAACCCGCGTACCGGTCGCGTTCATACCTCGTTCAATCAGGCGGTGGCAGCTACGGGCAGGCTCAGTTCAAACAATCCGAACCTGCAGAATATCCCCATTCGTACTGAACGTGGACGTGAGATCCGCAAAGCCTTTGTACCCCGAAACGATGACTATGTGCTGCTTTCTGCCGACTACAGCCAGATAGAATTACGCATCATCGCTTCTATCAGTGGCGAAAAGCATATGATAGAAGATTTTAAAAATGGTCTCGATATTCATGCTGCTACAGCCGCAAGGGTTTATGGTATTGATGTGGCTGACGTCACTAAGGACATGCGCCGCAATGCAAAAATGGTGAACTTCGGAATCATTTACGGTATAAGTGCTTTTGGACTGTCCGAACGATTAGGCATTCCCCGAAAAGAAGCAGCCGAAATCATTGAACAGTATTTCGAAAAATATCCTTCTATCAAAAAGTTTATGAATGATACCATTGAATCTGCGCGTAAAAACGGATACGTTGAAACAATTAAAAATCGCCGTCGTTACCTGCGCGATATTAATGCCGGAAATGGCGTAATCCGCGGATTTGCCGAGCGAAATGCTATCAATGCTCCTATTCAGGGCAGTGCTGCCGACATGATAAAAATTGCCATGATTAATATTCACAAGTATCTCCGCGAACATAAAATGTTATCCAAAATGGTGTTGCAGGTGCATGATGAGTTGGTGTTCGATGTGCATCAGTCGGAACTTGAACAGCTGAAACCTGTTGTGATTCGCCTTATGCAGGATGCTGTTCCCTTATTGGTGCCTGTAGAAGTGGATATTAATTCGGGCAAAAACTGGCTCGAAGCACACTAA
- a CDS encoding DUF6141 family protein, protein MSKIIFREVQKVRQWWIWAIVGLLVLGYGFIIFERLVISSPFEPHVISIYNVFALGGIPLVIFIFTFTMKLITEICDDGIYYKFFPFMLRYHFIPWNEIEKVYMREYHPISDYGGWGIRFGSSHGKAFNVSGNWGLQIELKNGKKVLFGTQKRASMENVIIAIKEKTGIKNFEMYDKSGL, encoded by the coding sequence ATGAGTAAAATTATATTCAGAGAAGTACAAAAAGTAAGGCAGTGGTGGATTTGGGCGATTGTTGGCTTGTTAGTTCTTGGTTACGGATTTATAATTTTTGAACGTTTAGTTATCAGCAGTCCTTTTGAACCCCACGTTATATCTATTTACAACGTTTTCGCTCTCGGTGGCATTCCTCTGGTAATTTTCATTTTTACATTCACCATGAAGCTAATCACCGAAATATGCGACGACGGCATATATTACAAGTTTTTTCCATTTATGCTGCGCTATCACTTCATTCCATGGAATGAAATTGAGAAGGTTTACATGCGTGAATATCATCCCATCAGCGATTACGGCGGTTGGGGTATTCGCTTTGGTTCTTCCCATGGAAAAGCATTTAATGTAAGCGGCAACTGGGGGCTTCAGATTGAGCTTAAAAACGGGAAAAAGGTATTGTTCGGTACTCAGAAAAGGGCATCCATGGAAAATGTAATCATCGCGATAAAAGAAAAAACAGGCATCAAAAATTTCGAGATGTACGATAAATCGGGACTTTAA
- a CDS encoding CDP-alcohol phosphatidyltransferase family protein has protein sequence MWLKRNIPNFLTCMNLVCGCVAIHFLYGGHLVTATWLVLAAAAFDFSDGFVARLLHVKSEIGKQLDSLADVISFGLAPGVAMFMLLQLSLSAWPVGLPSYTPFLAFIIPAFSAVRLAIFNVDERQTSSFRGLPTPANGILIMSLLPLISKQYLSPLFPWNDYLFFFILHPAILISGTLLLSFLLVSNVPLFAMKFSGFGWKGNQLRYIFIITSLVLIVLFYFVAVPMVILLYIVLSLFQYKSLKSAEQKSAE, from the coding sequence ATGTGGCTTAAACGCAATATCCCGAATTTTCTTACCTGCATGAATCTGGTGTGTGGTTGTGTGGCTATTCATTTTCTATATGGAGGTCATCTGGTTACAGCTACATGGTTGGTATTGGCAGCAGCGGCTTTTGATTTCAGTGATGGCTTTGTGGCTCGTCTGCTGCATGTCAAATCAGAAATCGGGAAGCAGCTGGACTCACTTGCCGATGTTATTTCATTCGGACTGGCACCCGGAGTGGCCATGTTTATGCTGCTTCAGCTGAGCCTGAGTGCCTGGCCGGTCGGACTTCCCTCATACACGCCCTTTCTGGCGTTTATAATTCCTGCATTTTCTGCGGTCAGACTTGCCATTTTTAATGTGGATGAGCGCCAAACATCTTCTTTTCGCGGGCTGCCCACACCTGCAAATGGCATACTTATCATGTCATTGCTTCCGCTGATTTCAAAACAATACCTGTCGCCGCTCTTTCCCTGGAATGATTATCTGTTCTTCTTTATACTGCATCCGGCAATTCTGATTTCCGGAACCTTGCTGCTTTCCTTTTTATTGGTGTCCAATGTGCCTTTATTTGCTATGAAATTCAGCGGCTTTGGATGGAAAGGAAATCAACTTAGATATATTTTTATTATTACATCATTGGTGTTGATAGTTTTGTTTTATTTTGTGGCAGTGCCCATGGTTATACTGTTGTATATTGTGTTGTCGCTGTTTCAGTATAAGAGTCTTAAAAGCGCTGAGCAAAAATCGGCGGAATGA
- a CDS encoding DUF6150 family protein: MKKHAFLFRVTAMLAVFVLMIGAVNAQKVFSCEYKSDAKVKVYVADYKSDADLVVYKCQYSSDASGNDGLWYFCNYKSDANVTIYFCDYKSDADLVIFFADYKSDAGWKNSSKKYLLY; encoded by the coding sequence ATGAAAAAACACGCCTTCTTATTCAGAGTTACTGCAATGCTTGCAGTATTTGTTCTCATGATCGGTGCAGTAAACGCACAAAAAGTATTCTCCTGCGAATACAAAAGCGATGCAAAAGTGAAAGTATACGTAGCCGACTATAAAAGTGATGCCGATCTGGTTGTATATAAATGTCAGTATTCAAGCGACGCAAGCGGCAACGACGGGCTATGGTATTTCTGCAATTATAAGAGCGATGCAAATGTCACCATTTACTTCTGCGACTATAAAAGCGATGCCGATCTGGTGATCTTTTTTGCCGACTATAAAAGCGATGCAGGCTGGAAAAATTCTTCCAAAAAATATTTATTGTACTAA